One Xiphophorus maculatus strain JP 163 A chromosome 9, X_maculatus-5.0-male, whole genome shotgun sequence DNA segment encodes these proteins:
- the LOC102229044 gene encoding protein FAM78B-like gives MYGLIVLILVESQPAARFPGPVRFSFSCAVMGCIQSIACNKSRIKRENIVVHDLSATIDHCPTVIEENSPIVLRYKTPYFKAAARIVMPPIPRNETWVVGWIQACTQMEFYNTYGDIGMSSWELPQLREGLVRAISDSDGISYPWYGNTTETVTIVGPTSKPSRFTVSMNDNFYPSVTWAVPVSESNTPLLTNIKRDQSFTTWLVALNTTSKEKILLHTIKWRMRVDIVVDPAQPLGSRARLVGRLYQEQPRVLSRMEPVPPNAMGKPNANDAQVLMWRPRRGPPLVVIPPK, from the exons ATGTACGGCCTCATAGTGTTGATACTGGTCGAGTCCCAGCCAGCTGCGAGGTTCCCCGGGCCTGTGAGGTTCTCCTTCTCCTGCGCAGTCATGGGCTGCATTCAGAGCATAGCCTGCAACAAGTCGCGAATCAAGCGGGAGAACATCGTGGTGCATGACCTGTCCGCCACCATAGACCACTGTCCGACTGTCATAGAGGAAAACTCCCCCATTGTGCTCCGATACAAGACGCCCTACTTTAAAGCCGCTGCGCGGATTGTCATGCCCCCCATTCCGCGCAACGAGACCTGGGTGGTGGGTTGGATCCAGGCGTGCACTCAGATGGAGTTTTACAACACCTACGGAGACATCGGCAT GTCGAGCTGGGAGCTGCCTCAGCTGCGGGAGGGTCTGGTGAGGGCCATCAGCGACTCCGATGGCATCAGTTATCCCTGGTACGGAAACACAACAGAGACCGTCACCATAGTGGGGCCCACCTCCAAACCGTCCCGCTTCACAGTCAGCATGAATGATAACTTTTACCCCAGTGTCACCTGGGCCGTGCCGGTCAGCGAGTCCAACACGCCCTTGCTGACCAACATCAAGAGGGACCAGAGCTTCACCACCTGGCTGGTGGCGCTGAACACCACGTCCAAGGAGAAGATCCTGCTACACACCATCAAGTGGCGGATGAGGGTGGACATAGTTGTGGATCCAGCCCAGCCTCTGGGCTCCAGAGCCCGGCTGGTGGGCCGGCTGTACCAGGAACAACCGCGGGTGCTGAGCCGCATGGAGCCCGTCCCTCCAAACGCCATGGGGAAGCCGAACGCCAATGACGCCCAGGTTCTGATGTGGAGGCCAAGGAGAGGTCCTCCGCTTGTTGTCATACCGCCTAAATAG